The following are encoded together in the Streptomyces sp. NBC_00341 genome:
- a CDS encoding LamG-like jellyroll fold domain-containing protein → MPRPRALFRTAVCAAALLIPVGATLVPAAAATPAAAAGAASATTFKAGDPATEVHGLKGEYFSMSAPGARDFAKLGGVALDPQINFPGLTGTFESTTGQTENTTARWTGGITAPEDGDYTFAASGDNGFRLYIDGKVVIDHWEPDWDNEQSSEPVALKAGETHEFKLEMFQDTGGANMFLRWSSAKLAKQVVPESAFTPPADFEVYPVGLSVGSDGQKLRATFDDKVGSFSRVKDHLTLEADTSPIPVKSVARVPGNAKALLVTLTAPVQKGQQVRVAYDGKGGLTAGGKTVPQISRTAKNQSTHRLTTTWGDKLDRNHPLPEYPRPQQVRDDWKNLNGPWEFAGAKAGEKPVFGKKLGERITVPFPVESQLSGLERHEDHMFYRKLVTVPKNWSVKGDKHGKGGSNRLKLNFGAVDYQATVWVNGKQVAEHTGGYTSFTADITDAVKGSGEQEIVVAVTDTTGDDQPTGKQSANPGGIFYTASSGIWQTVWMEPVAPAAVDSLTTTPDIDKGRLALTVNSEDASAGAQVKAVARDKRGKVVGTVTGRANSPLSLPVQKQHLWTPDDPYLYDLEVTLTDGRSKDTVDSYFGMRSFGVAKVGGYQKLVLNGKPFFSLAQLDQGFYPDGLNTAPSDNALVFDLKAQKDLGFNSVRKHIKVEPARWYYHADQLGLLVWQDFVSGNLTGEKGHKAFLDQGAEMMKQLHNYPSIGAWIVFNEGWGEWDRTETGKITEQVQAADPSRVVNAHSGVNCCNSKGDSGKGDIIDHHDYNNTDPAFPDDNRAAMDGEHGGFTLRMPGHMWPGAPTAIYSGVADKAALTAKYVENTRKYYLEAAGAELSGSIYTQVTDLENELNGLWTYDRREIKVDPAQVRKINREVIAAGAAAGERDEIKGGGSWSLDENKGTKAADGGPNRKDLTLSEGTSWTAGVHGSALKFDGEGQYAETDGPVVDTTGDYTVSAWASLDALPGNYATIVSQDGRRQENPFYLQYGQGGFAFSTPGAHRARLELKPELGQWYHVVGVRSGDEIKLYVDGKLAATAPAGSADVSSGALSVGRAKWSGGNTDFWNGSIDNVKVYDKALTADEVSALHDTDQP, encoded by the coding sequence ATGCCCCGCCCCCGCGCTCTGTTCCGAACGGCGGTCTGTGCCGCCGCGCTGCTGATCCCCGTCGGGGCCACCCTGGTCCCGGCCGCCGCAGCCACCCCCGCCGCAGCCGCCGGCGCCGCCTCCGCGACCACGTTCAAGGCCGGTGACCCGGCCACCGAGGTCCACGGGCTGAAGGGCGAGTACTTCAGCATGTCCGCGCCCGGCGCGCGGGACTTCGCCAAGCTCGGCGGGGTCGCCCTCGACCCGCAGATCAACTTCCCCGGTCTCACCGGCACGTTCGAGTCCACCACCGGGCAGACCGAGAACACCACCGCCCGCTGGACCGGCGGCATCACGGCCCCCGAGGACGGTGACTACACCTTCGCCGCGAGCGGCGACAACGGCTTCCGGCTCTACATCGACGGCAAGGTGGTCATCGACCACTGGGAGCCGGACTGGGACAACGAGCAGTCCAGCGAGCCGGTCGCGCTCAAGGCGGGCGAGACGCACGAGTTCAAGCTGGAGATGTTCCAGGACACCGGCGGCGCCAACATGTTCCTGCGCTGGTCCAGCGCGAAGCTCGCCAAGCAGGTCGTCCCGGAGTCCGCCTTCACCCCGCCGGCCGACTTCGAGGTCTACCCGGTCGGGCTGAGCGTCGGGAGCGACGGGCAGAAGCTCCGGGCGACGTTCGACGACAAGGTCGGCAGCTTCTCCCGGGTGAAGGACCACCTCACGCTGGAGGCGGACACCTCGCCGATCCCGGTGAAGTCCGTCGCCCGCGTGCCCGGCAACGCCAAGGCCCTGCTCGTCACCCTGACCGCCCCCGTCCAGAAGGGCCAGCAGGTCCGCGTCGCGTACGACGGCAAGGGTGGGCTCACGGCAGGCGGCAAGACCGTCCCCCAGATCAGCCGCACCGCGAAGAACCAGTCCACGCACCGGCTGACCACGACCTGGGGCGACAAGCTCGACCGTAACCACCCGCTGCCCGAGTACCCCAGGCCGCAGCAGGTCCGTGACGACTGGAAGAACCTCAACGGCCCGTGGGAGTTCGCCGGGGCCAAGGCCGGCGAGAAGCCCGTCTTCGGCAAGAAGCTCGGCGAGCGCATCACCGTGCCGTTCCCCGTCGAATCGCAGCTCTCCGGTCTCGAGCGCCACGAAGACCACATGTTTTACCGCAAGCTCGTCACCGTTCCGAAGAACTGGTCCGTGAAGGGCGACAAGCACGGCAAGGGCGGCAGCAACCGCCTGAAGCTGAACTTCGGCGCCGTCGACTACCAGGCCACCGTCTGGGTCAACGGCAAGCAGGTCGCCGAGCACACCGGCGGCTACACCTCCTTCACCGCGGACATCACCGACGCGGTCAAGGGCAGCGGTGAGCAGGAGATCGTCGTCGCGGTCACCGACACCACCGGCGACGACCAGCCCACCGGCAAGCAGTCCGCCAACCCCGGCGGCATCTTCTACACCGCCTCGTCCGGCATCTGGCAGACCGTCTGGATGGAGCCCGTCGCCCCGGCGGCCGTCGACTCCCTGACCACCACCCCGGACATCGACAAGGGCCGGCTCGCCCTGACAGTCAACTCCGAGGACGCCTCGGCCGGAGCTCAGGTCAAGGCCGTCGCCAGGGACAAGAGGGGCAAGGTCGTCGGCACGGTCACCGGCCGCGCCAACAGCCCGCTGAGCCTGCCCGTGCAGAAGCAGCACCTGTGGACTCCGGACGACCCGTACCTGTACGACCTTGAGGTCACCCTGACCGACGGCCGGTCCAAGGACACCGTCGACAGCTACTTCGGCATGCGTTCCTTCGGCGTCGCCAAGGTCGGCGGCTACCAGAAGCTGGTGCTCAACGGGAAGCCGTTCTTCTCGCTCGCCCAGCTCGACCAGGGTTTCTACCCGGACGGCCTGAACACCGCGCCCAGTGACAACGCGCTGGTCTTTGACCTGAAGGCGCAGAAGGACCTCGGCTTCAACTCCGTGCGCAAGCACATCAAGGTCGAGCCCGCACGCTGGTACTACCACGCCGACCAGCTGGGTCTTCTGGTGTGGCAGGACTTCGTCTCCGGCAACCTCACCGGCGAGAAGGGCCACAAGGCCTTCCTCGACCAGGGCGCCGAGATGATGAAGCAGCTGCACAACTACCCCTCGATCGGTGCCTGGATCGTCTTCAACGAGGGCTGGGGCGAGTGGGACCGCACCGAGACCGGCAAGATCACCGAACAGGTCCAGGCCGCAGACCCCTCCCGTGTCGTCAACGCCCACAGCGGTGTCAACTGCTGCAACTCCAAGGGTGACTCGGGCAAGGGTGACATCATCGACCACCACGACTACAACAACACCGACCCGGCCTTCCCGGACGACAATCGTGCGGCGATGGACGGTGAGCACGGCGGCTTCACCCTGCGGATGCCCGGGCACATGTGGCCCGGCGCCCCGACCGCGATCTACAGTGGTGTCGCCGACAAGGCCGCGCTGACCGCCAAGTACGTCGAGAACACCCGTAAGTACTACCTGGAGGCGGCCGGCGCCGAACTCTCCGGCTCCATCTACACCCAGGTGACCGACCTGGAGAACGAGCTCAACGGCCTCTGGACGTACGACCGCCGTGAGATCAAGGTCGACCCGGCCCAGGTCCGCAAGATCAACCGTGAGGTCATCGCGGCCGGCGCGGCCGCCGGTGAGCGGGACGAGATCAAGGGCGGCGGCTCCTGGTCCCTCGACGAGAACAAGGGCACCAAGGCCGCCGACGGCGGTCCGAACCGCAAGGACCTCACCCTGTCCGAGGGCACGTCCTGGACCGCCGGCGTGCACGGCTCGGCGCTGAAGTTCGACGGTGAGGGCCAGTACGCCGAGACCGACGGTCCGGTCGTCGACACCACCGGCGACTACACCGTCTCCGCCTGGGCGTCCCTGGACGCCCTGCCCGGCAACTACGCCACCATCGTCAGCCAGGACGGCCGACGTCAGGAGAACCCGTTCTACCTGCAGTACGGTCAGGGCGGGTTCGCCTTCTCCACCCCGGGCGCCCACCGCGCCCGGCTGGAGTTGAAGCCCGAGCTCGGCCAGTGGTACCACGTGGTGGGCGTGCGCAGCGGTGACGAGATCAAGCTCTATGTCGACGGCAAGCTCGCCGCGACCGCGCCGGCCGGATCGGCCGACGTCAGCAGCGGTGCCCTGTCCGTGGGCCGCGCCAAGTGGTCGGGCGGCAACACCGACTTCTGGAACGGCTCCATCGACAACGTCAAGGTGTACGACAAGGCGCTGACCGCCGACGAGGTGAGCGCGCTGCACGACACCGATCAGCCGTAG
- a CDS encoding IS5 family transposase (programmed frameshift), whose translation MSVVVRRHELSDAEWAVLSRLLPSSGTAGRPRSDDRVVLNGIVWKLRTGSAWRDVPERYGSWQTLYTRFRRWALDGTFSRMLRALQAEKDAAGDIDWLVSVDSTIVRAHQHAAGGKRGHTEGDEAGDHALGRSRGGLSTKLHLVCDGHGRPLAFVLTGGNVNDCTRFEEVLDAICVPRIGPGRPRTRPDHVIADKGYSSRKIRAYLRKRGIRHTIPERIDQASGRLRRGSRGGRPPRFNREVYRLRNVVERCFNRLKQWRGLATRYDKTHESFQATVTIASILLWI comes from the exons ATGTCGGTTGTGGTGCGTCGTCATGAGCTGTCGGATGCTGAGTGGGCTGTCCTGTCGCGGTTGTTGCCGAGTTCGGGGACGGCGGGGCGGCCGCGGTCGGATGACCGCGTGGTGCTGAACGGGATTGTGTGGAAGTTGCGTACGGGGTCGGCCTGGCGGGATGTGCCGGAACGCTACGGCTCCTGGCAGACGCTCTACACGCGTTTCCGCAGGTGGGCGCTGGATGGCACGTTCTCTCGCATGCTGCGGGCTCTGCAGGCGGAGAAAGATGCGGCCGGGGACATCGACTGGCTGGTGTCGGTCGATTCCACGATCGTGCGGGCCCATCAGCACGCCGCCGGCGGCAAAAGGGGTCA CACCGAGGGGGACGAAGCGGGTGATCACGCCCTCGGCAGATCCCGAGGCGGACTGAGCACCAAGCTCCACCTGGTCTGCGACGGACACGGCCGCCCACTCGCCTTCGTTCTGACCGGCGGGAACGTCAACGACTGCACTCGCTTCGAGGAGGTCCTGGACGCCATCTGCGTTCCCCGCATCGGTCCAGGCCGGCCACGCACCCGGCCCGACCACGTCATCGCGGACAAGGGCTACAGCTCCCGTAAGATCCGCGCCTACCTGCGAAAGCGCGGCATCCGCCACACGATTCCCGAACGCATCGACCAGGCCAGCGGCCGCCTACGCCGAGGCTCACGTGGCGGCCGACCACCGCGTTTCAACAGGGAGGTCTACCGACTCCGCAACGTCGTCGAGCGCTGCTTCAACCGGCTCAAACAATGGCGCGGCCTGGCCACCCGCTACGACAAGACCCACGAGTCGTTCCAGGCCACCGTCACCATCGCCTCAATCCTGTTATGGATCTGA
- a CDS encoding GH92 family glycosyl hydrolase — translation MPTRPLPAARRLAARTAAVLVTGALAAAVLPPAAEAAAPAARPTAYVDPLIGSANGGNTFPGATLPNGMIAWSPTSTRGDQTSTGAANGYQYDTTRLRGLSLTHVNGAGCDPGAAGDIPIMPFVGDVTSSPSADTKDAVYAADFSHDDERAVPGRYTVGLDSGAEADLAVSRRAGVADFSFPAGKPASLLFRVSNSLNGSEDAQVDIDTAHRKVTGSVLTGAFCGRRANGGTNNRKSYYRLYFSASFDRAFSTTGTWKDGTLAPGSTSGSGGEGYATGADRAGRGSGGWVGFDTASDNDVHMRIGISYVSQAGAEANLRDEIAPHAGVDDVAAAASRSWDKELNSVRTGGGTEAQRTTFYTALYHSLMQPNIVSDTDGRYPGMDGKAHRIERGQGAQYSNFSGWDQYRAQIQLLALLKPEIAGDFAQSLYNFARQNGGVWDRWVHINGATHVMTGDPTAATLATFYAMGVRNFDYEGAYESLARQATVPSDDGLSDAGCPGQCTGQRPNLAQYLESHYAPQDVCHCWGGAAETLEDAVADDALGRWAALLGRDAEAKSFKERGGWWRNVFNAGATDGAGTVGYIQARNLDGSWVSPFSPGSDLGFAQGTSATYTWMVPQDVQGLAAAMGGRNVAAQRLDGFFHKADGSWSVKGGDSVRYDPTNEPGIHAPWLYNALGQPWKTQATVREILNTVYGTGPRGLPGNDDLGTMSAWYVFSALGLYPQSPGSGSMLLGAPLFPKAVIDRPHGRDISLTAPAADAAHAYIDAVTVNGRRTDRSWTDASLLARGGTLAFRLSEKPNATWATAISELPR, via the coding sequence ATGCCCACCAGACCGTTGCCCGCGGCCCGGCGCCTCGCCGCGCGAACAGCCGCCGTGCTCGTCACCGGCGCACTCGCCGCCGCAGTACTGCCCCCGGCAGCCGAAGCCGCGGCCCCCGCCGCCCGCCCCACCGCCTACGTCGACCCGCTCATCGGCAGCGCGAACGGCGGCAACACCTTTCCCGGCGCCACCCTCCCGAACGGCATGATCGCCTGGTCGCCCACGAGCACCAGGGGCGACCAGACGAGCACCGGCGCCGCGAACGGGTACCAGTACGACACCACCCGGCTGCGCGGGCTGAGCCTCACCCACGTCAACGGCGCCGGGTGCGACCCGGGCGCTGCCGGTGACATCCCGATCATGCCGTTCGTCGGGGACGTCACCTCCTCGCCGTCGGCCGACACCAAGGACGCCGTCTACGCCGCGGACTTCTCGCACGACGACGAGCGCGCCGTCCCCGGCCGCTACACCGTCGGCCTGGACTCCGGTGCCGAGGCCGACCTCGCCGTGAGCCGACGGGCCGGCGTGGCCGACTTCTCCTTCCCCGCGGGGAAGCCCGCCAGCCTCCTCTTCCGGGTCTCCAACTCGCTCAACGGCAGCGAGGACGCCCAGGTCGACATCGACACCGCGCACCGCAAGGTCACCGGCTCGGTCCTCACCGGCGCGTTCTGCGGGCGACGGGCCAACGGCGGTACCAACAACCGCAAGAGCTACTACCGGCTCTACTTCAGCGCCTCCTTCGACCGCGCCTTCTCCACCACCGGCACCTGGAAGGACGGCACGCTCGCCCCGGGCTCGACCTCCGGCAGCGGCGGCGAGGGCTACGCCACCGGGGCGGACCGGGCCGGGCGCGGATCGGGCGGCTGGGTCGGCTTCGACACCGCCTCCGACAACGATGTCCACATGCGGATCGGCATCTCCTACGTGAGTCAGGCGGGCGCCGAGGCCAACCTCCGCGACGAGATCGCCCCGCACGCGGGCGTGGACGACGTGGCGGCCGCCGCGAGCCGGAGCTGGGACAAGGAGCTGAACTCCGTACGGACCGGCGGCGGAACCGAGGCGCAGCGCACCACCTTCTACACCGCGCTGTACCACTCCCTGATGCAGCCCAACATCGTCAGCGACACCGACGGCCGCTACCCGGGCATGGACGGGAAGGCGCACCGGATCGAGCGCGGGCAGGGGGCGCAGTACAGCAACTTCTCCGGCTGGGACCAGTACCGGGCGCAGATACAGCTGCTGGCCCTGCTGAAACCGGAGATCGCCGGGGACTTCGCCCAGTCGCTGTACAACTTCGCCCGGCAGAACGGCGGCGTGTGGGACCGCTGGGTGCACATCAACGGCGCAACCCATGTCATGACCGGTGACCCCACGGCGGCCACCCTCGCCACGTTCTACGCCATGGGGGTGCGGAACTTCGACTACGAGGGCGCCTACGAGTCGCTGGCCCGCCAGGCGACCGTCCCTTCCGACGACGGCCTCTCGGACGCCGGCTGCCCGGGGCAGTGCACCGGCCAGCGGCCCAACCTGGCGCAGTACCTGGAGTCCCACTACGCGCCGCAGGACGTCTGCCACTGCTGGGGCGGAGCCGCCGAGACCCTGGAGGACGCGGTCGCCGACGACGCGCTCGGCCGCTGGGCCGCGCTGCTCGGCCGGGACGCGGAGGCCAAGTCGTTCAAGGAGCGCGGCGGCTGGTGGCGCAACGTGTTCAACGCCGGGGCCACCGACGGGGCCGGCACCGTCGGCTACATCCAGGCCCGCAACCTCGACGGCTCCTGGGTCTCCCCGTTCAGCCCGGGAAGCGACCTCGGCTTCGCACAGGGCACCAGCGCCACGTACACCTGGATGGTGCCGCAGGACGTCCAGGGGCTGGCGGCGGCGATGGGCGGCCGGAACGTCGCGGCGCAGCGCCTCGACGGCTTCTTCCACAAGGCGGACGGCTCCTGGTCGGTCAAGGGCGGCGACTCCGTGCGCTACGACCCGACCAACGAGCCCGGCATCCACGCCCCCTGGCTCTACAACGCGCTCGGTCAGCCGTGGAAGACCCAGGCGACCGTCCGCGAGATCCTGAACACGGTGTACGGGACGGGCCCGCGCGGCCTGCCCGGCAATGACGACCTGGGGACCATGTCCGCCTGGTACGTCTTCTCCGCGCTGGGGCTGTACCCGCAGTCGCCGGGCAGCGGCTCGATGCTGCTGGGCGCCCCGCTGTTCCCGAAGGCGGTGATCGACCGGCCGCACGGCAGGGACATCAGCCTCACCGCCCCGGCCGCCGACGCGGCGCACGCGTACATCGACGCGGTGACGGTCAACGGCAGGCGCACCGACCGCTCCTGGACGGACGCGAGCCTGCTCGCCAGGGGCGGCACGCTGGCCTTCAGGCTCAGCGAGAAGCCCAACGCCACCTGGGCGACGGCCATTTCGGAGCTGCCGCGCTAG
- a CDS encoding NADH:flavin oxidoreductase/NADH oxidase has translation MSALFEPVTLRSLVVPNRVWMAPMCQYCAEPAGPGTGVPTDWHFAHLAARAAGGTGLILTEATAVSPEGRISPADLGIWNDTQAAAFRRITDFVKAQGSVVGIQLAHAGRKASTAAPWTGGGPVGPEAYGWTPVAPSPLPFDTGHPVPHELTAEEIRGVVADFREAARRSLDAGFQVVEVHGAHGYLIGQFLSPHSNRRTDEYGGSYENRVRLALQVVDAVREVWPEDLPVFFRVSATDWLTENADDEREGWTADETVRLAAELRDHGVDLLDVSTGGNAPRARIAAGPGYQVPFAERVKRETGLPVAAVGLITDPQQAEKILTEERADAVLLGRELLRNPSWAQHAARELCGTVRVPEQYEYAI, from the coding sequence GTGAGTGCCCTTTTCGAGCCCGTCACCCTGAGGTCGCTTGTCGTGCCCAACCGGGTGTGGATGGCCCCGATGTGCCAGTACTGCGCCGAACCGGCGGGGCCCGGGACAGGCGTACCGACCGACTGGCACTTCGCCCATCTCGCGGCCCGCGCCGCCGGCGGCACCGGGCTCATCCTCACCGAGGCGACGGCCGTCAGCCCCGAGGGCCGGATCAGCCCGGCCGACCTCGGCATCTGGAACGACACCCAGGCAGCGGCCTTCCGCCGGATCACCGACTTCGTCAAGGCGCAGGGCTCCGTGGTGGGGATCCAGCTGGCGCACGCCGGGCGCAAGGCGTCGACCGCCGCCCCGTGGACCGGCGGCGGCCCCGTCGGGCCGGAGGCGTACGGCTGGACGCCCGTCGCGCCCAGCCCGCTTCCGTTCGACACCGGCCACCCCGTGCCCCACGAGCTGACCGCAGAGGAGATCCGGGGCGTCGTCGCGGACTTCCGCGAGGCCGCGCGCCGCTCGCTCGACGCGGGCTTCCAGGTCGTCGAGGTGCACGGCGCGCACGGCTACCTCATCGGACAGTTCCTCTCCCCGCACAGCAACCGGCGCACCGACGAGTACGGCGGCAGCTACGAGAACCGGGTCCGGCTCGCCCTCCAGGTCGTCGACGCCGTGCGGGAGGTGTGGCCCGAGGACCTGCCCGTCTTCTTCCGCGTCTCCGCGACGGACTGGCTCACCGAGAACGCCGACGACGAGCGCGAGGGCTGGACCGCGGACGAGACCGTGCGGCTCGCCGCCGAACTGCGCGACCACGGCGTCGACCTGCTGGACGTCTCCACCGGCGGCAACGCCCCCCGCGCCCGCATCGCCGCCGGGCCCGGCTACCAGGTCCCCTTCGCCGAGCGCGTGAAGCGGGAGACCGGCCTGCCCGTCGCGGCCGTGGGCCTGATCACCGACCCGCAGCAGGCCGAGAAGATCCTCACCGAGGAGCGGGCGGACGCCGTGCTCCTGGGCCGCGAACTCCTGCGCAACCCGTCGTGGGCGCAGCACGCGGCGCGTGAACTGTGCGGCACGGTACGCGTTCCCGAGCAGTACGAGTACGCGATCTGA
- a CDS encoding DUF1876 domain-containing protein, producing MTQTAVGWHIELEFEEDTHRTRAAALVRLSDGSEVRAHGYASRHPSDSEQPRVGEEIAGARALNELAMKLLTKAHDEIDEESGRTSYPLT from the coding sequence ATGACGCAGACCGCTGTCGGATGGCACATCGAGCTGGAATTCGAGGAGGACACCCACCGCACCCGCGCCGCCGCTCTGGTGCGGCTCTCCGACGGGAGCGAGGTACGCGCCCACGGCTACGCCAGCCGGCATCCCTCGGACTCCGAGCAGCCCCGGGTTGGCGAGGAGATCGCGGGTGCGCGTGCGCTCAACGAGCTGGCGATGAAGCTGCTGACCAAGGCCCACGACGAGATCGACGAGGAGTCCGGCCGTACGTCCTATCCGCTGACCTGA
- a CDS encoding glycoside hydrolase family 3 N-terminal domain-containing protein encodes MAIPAVPHARRTETAPETDGPWRDPSLTPGERVADLVPRMTLEEKAAQLYGVWVGADADGDGVAPHQNDMVDPVDWDDLTTRGLGQLTRPFGTAPVDPGLGALALARAQHRIAGAGRFSIPALAHEECLAGFTAWGATAYPVPLSWGAAWNPELVTEMAHRIGRDMRSVGVHQGLAPVLDVARDLRWGRVEETIGEDPYLVGTIGTAYVRGLESAGIVATLKHFAGYAASAGARNLAPVRAGAREMADVTLPPFEMALREGGARSVMSSYAEIDGVPSAADPALLTELLRNTWGFTGTVVADYFGIGFLETLHKVAADRADAARLALGAGVDVELPTVRSYGDALVAAVREGSVAEELVDRALYRVLLQKCELGLLDPGWSPLPVALRDTDPERARGTVDLDPPENRALARELAEQACVLLANPDGVLPVPGTGRIAVVGPRADDPLAMLGCYSFPSHVGVSHPGTEMGIDVPTVLESLRGELPGADVGFAAGCEVEGTDTSAITEAVRLAGDADVCVAVLGDRAGLFGRGTSGEGCDAADLSLPGVQGELLDALLTTGTPVILVLLTGRPYALGRWAERTAAVVQSFFPGEEGGPALAGVLSGRVNPSGRLPVGVPRGPGGQPWTYLQPPLGLASGVSNLDPTPLHPFGHGMSYTSFDWEEAGPVPAEIPTDGSADIEVTVRNTGDRAGAEVVQLYVHDPVAQTTRPDARLIGYARVPLAAGAAARVRFRFHADLVSFTGIGGRRIVEPGELELRLAASSAATAVRRTVRLRLTGPERTVDHRRRLVCGTSVEPVTGPAAR; translated from the coding sequence ATGGCAATCCCCGCTGTCCCGCACGCCCGCCGCACCGAGACGGCCCCCGAGACCGACGGACCCTGGCGCGACCCCTCGCTCACCCCGGGGGAACGGGTGGCCGACCTGGTCCCCCGGATGACCCTGGAGGAGAAGGCCGCCCAGCTGTACGGAGTCTGGGTGGGCGCCGACGCCGACGGCGACGGGGTCGCACCGCACCAGAACGACATGGTCGACCCGGTCGACTGGGACGACCTCACCACCCGCGGCCTGGGCCAGCTCACCCGCCCCTTCGGCACCGCCCCCGTCGACCCCGGGCTCGGCGCGCTCGCCCTGGCCCGCGCCCAGCACCGGATCGCCGGGGCCGGACGGTTCTCCATCCCGGCCCTCGCCCACGAGGAGTGCCTGGCCGGCTTCACCGCCTGGGGCGCCACCGCCTACCCCGTGCCGCTGTCCTGGGGTGCGGCCTGGAACCCCGAGCTGGTCACCGAGATGGCCCACCGGATCGGCCGGGACATGCGCTCGGTCGGCGTCCACCAGGGCCTGGCCCCCGTCCTGGACGTGGCGCGCGACCTGCGCTGGGGCCGCGTCGAGGAGACCATCGGCGAGGACCCCTACCTCGTCGGGACCATCGGCACGGCGTACGTACGCGGCCTGGAGTCCGCCGGCATCGTCGCCACCCTCAAGCACTTCGCCGGGTACGCGGCATCGGCGGGCGCCCGCAACCTCGCGCCGGTCAGGGCCGGGGCCCGCGAGATGGCCGACGTGACCCTGCCGCCCTTCGAGATGGCGCTGCGCGAGGGCGGCGCCCGCTCGGTGATGTCCTCCTACGCAGAGATCGACGGCGTGCCCTCCGCGGCCGACCCGGCCCTGCTCACCGAACTGCTCCGGAACACCTGGGGTTTCACCGGTACCGTCGTCGCGGACTACTTCGGCATCGGCTTCCTAGAGACCCTGCACAAGGTCGCCGCCGACCGCGCGGACGCCGCCCGGCTCGCCCTGGGCGCCGGCGTCGACGTGGAACTGCCCACCGTCCGCAGCTACGGGGACGCCCTCGTCGCCGCCGTGCGCGAGGGGTCCGTGGCCGAGGAACTCGTCGACCGGGCCCTGTACCGCGTACTGCTGCAGAAGTGCGAACTCGGCCTGCTCGACCCCGGCTGGTCGCCGCTCCCCGTCGCCCTGCGGGACACCGACCCCGAGCGGGCCCGGGGCACCGTCGACCTCGACCCGCCGGAGAACCGGGCGCTGGCCCGCGAACTCGCCGAGCAGGCCTGTGTGCTGCTCGCCAACCCCGACGGCGTACTGCCGGTGCCCGGCACGGGCCGGATCGCGGTCGTCGGACCGCGCGCCGACGACCCGCTGGCCATGCTCGGCTGCTACTCGTTCCCCAGCCACGTCGGCGTCTCACACCCCGGGACCGAGATGGGGATCGACGTGCCGACCGTGCTGGAGTCACTGCGCGGCGAACTCCCGGGCGCGGACGTCGGATTCGCGGCCGGCTGCGAGGTGGAAGGTACCGACACGTCCGCGATCACCGAGGCCGTCCGGCTGGCCGGGGACGCCGACGTCTGTGTCGCCGTGCTCGGCGACCGGGCGGGCCTCTTCGGCCGGGGCACCTCCGGCGAGGGCTGCGACGCGGCGGACCTCTCGCTCCCCGGGGTGCAGGGCGAACTGCTGGACGCCCTGCTGACCACCGGCACCCCGGTGATCCTGGTGCTGCTGACCGGCCGCCCGTACGCGCTGGGGCGGTGGGCGGAGCGGACGGCCGCCGTCGTGCAGTCCTTCTTCCCCGGCGAGGAGGGCGGTCCGGCGCTGGCCGGGGTGCTCTCCGGCCGGGTCAACCCCTCCGGCCGGCTCCCGGTGGGCGTACCGAGGGGGCCGGGCGGTCAGCCGTGGACGTATCTGCAGCCGCCGCTGGGGCTGGCGAGCGGGGTCAGCAATCTGGACCCGACGCCGCTCCACCCCTTCGGGCACGGCATGTCGTACACCTCCTTCGACTGGGAAGAGGCCGGTCCGGTCCCGGCCGAGATCCCCACCGACGGCTCGGCCGACATCGAAGTCACGGTCCGCAACACCGGTGACCGCGCGGGCGCCGAAGTGGTGCAGTTGTACGTCCACGACCCGGTCGCCCAGACGACCCGCCCCGATGCGCGGCTGATCGGTTACGCGCGGGTGCCGCTCGCCGCCGGTGCGGCGGCCAGGGTCCGGTTCCGCTTCCACGCGGACCTGGTGTCCTTCACCGGCATCGGCGGCCGTCGGATCGTCGAACCCGGCGAGCTCGAACTGCGGCTCGCCGCCTCCAGCGCCGCCACCGCCGTCCGCCGGACGGTACGGCTGCGGCTGACCGGGCCCGAGCGGACGGTCGACCACCGACGGCGGCTCGTCTGCGGGACCTCGGTCGAGCCCGTGACGGGGCCGGCCGCGCGCTGA